A single region of the Hoeflea prorocentri genome encodes:
- a CDS encoding ABC transporter substrate-binding protein: MKRKTAIAAFVCALTMGTALSGATQAQELVFKPGEDDRFNWASYEALKGMDLSGETITVFGPWTGADLELVEGMIAYFEAATGANVEYTGSDSFEQQIVIDTQAGSPANVAVFPQPGLAADLAAKGLLTPLGDETRDWVAENYAAGQSWVDLGTYPDQDGNSGYFAFPFKADVKSLVWYSPENFEDAGYEVPETMEELKELSEQIVADGETPWCIGLGSGGATGWPATDWVEEFMLRTQSPDVYDKWVRNEIPFNDPAVIGAIEEFGAFARNNDYVDGGAEAVATTDFRDSPKGLFTSPPKCYMHRQASFIPSFFPEGTELGEDADFFYFPAYAGKDLGKPVLGAGTLFAITRDSKGARAFIDFLKSPIAHEVWMARAGFLTPHKGVNPDAYANETLKKQGQILTDATTFRFDGSDLMPGKIGAGAFWTGMVDYAGGKSAADVTAEIQENWDALK; encoded by the coding sequence ATGAAACGTAAAACCGCAATCGCGGCGTTTGTCTGTGCACTCACGATGGGAACGGCACTGTCCGGTGCGACCCAGGCGCAGGAGCTTGTCTTCAAGCCGGGCGAGGATGACCGCTTCAACTGGGCGAGTTACGAAGCGCTCAAGGGTATGGACTTGTCCGGGGAAACGATCACGGTTTTCGGTCCGTGGACGGGCGCCGACCTCGAGCTCGTTGAAGGCATGATCGCCTATTTCGAGGCGGCGACCGGCGCAAACGTGGAATATACCGGCTCCGATTCCTTCGAGCAGCAGATCGTCATCGATACGCAGGCGGGCAGCCCGGCCAATGTCGCAGTATTCCCGCAGCCGGGACTTGCTGCCGACTTGGCGGCGAAGGGTCTTCTGACGCCGCTGGGCGACGAAACGCGCGATTGGGTTGCCGAAAACTATGCGGCGGGCCAGTCCTGGGTGGACCTTGGCACCTATCCTGATCAGGACGGTAACTCAGGTTACTTTGCCTTTCCGTTCAAGGCGGACGTGAAGTCGCTTGTCTGGTATTCACCGGAGAACTTTGAGGATGCCGGCTACGAAGTGCCGGAAACCATGGAAGAACTCAAGGAACTGAGCGAGCAGATCGTCGCCGACGGTGAAACGCCCTGGTGCATCGGGCTTGGCTCCGGCGGTGCAACCGGCTGGCCTGCGACGGACTGGGTCGAGGAGTTCATGCTGCGCACGCAAAGCCCGGATGTCTACGACAAATGGGTTCGCAACGAAATTCCGTTCAACGACCCGGCAGTTATCGGCGCGATCGAGGAGTTCGGCGCCTTTGCCCGCAACAACGATTATGTGGATGGCGGCGCGGAAGCCGTGGCCACAACTGACTTCCGTGACAGCCCGAAGGGCCTCTTTACCTCGCCGCCCAAATGCTACATGCACCGCCAGGCATCCTTCATTCCGTCTTTCTTTCCGGAAGGCACGGAACTTGGTGAAGATGCCGACTTCTTCTATTTCCCGGCCTATGCCGGAAAGGATCTGGGTAAGCCGGTGCTCGGCGCCGGAACACTGTTTGCGATCACCAGGGACTCAAAAGGCGCACGTGCCTTTATCGACTTCCTGAAGTCACCGATCGCGCATGAGGTCTGGATGGCACGCGCCGGTTTCCTGACGCCGCACAAAGGCGTCAATCCGGATGCCTATGCCAATGAGACGCTGAAGAAGCAGGGACAAATCCTGACGGATGCGACAACGTTCCGTTTCGACGGTTCCGACCTGATGCCCGGCAAAATCGGAGCCGGCGCCTTCTGGACCGGCATGGTTGACTATGCCGGCGGCAAATCTGCCGCCGACGTCACGGCAGAAATCCAGGAGAACTGGGACGCGCTGAAGTAA
- a CDS encoding LacI family DNA-binding transcriptional regulator, with protein MSVNLKQLAEALGISQTTVSRALNGFPEVSEKTRRKVLDMAQQLNYSPSPHAKKLATGKSKTIGHVVPQSDHMMINPLFSDFIAGAGETYSQAGYDMLMSVVTPEQEEKTYYKLIASKRVDGMMVHAPLIGDTRIALLQKLAMPFVVHGRSADEDDSYSWLDVNNRRSFQRATRFLLDLGHRRIALLNGLESMTFAQRRRIGYQEALQEYGVEPDESIMFAEDMMEPYGYRRTKEMLALVRRPTAILCSSILPAMGALRAIQEAGLEVGRDISIVTHDDMLTFLSNSGEIPMFTALRSSIKAAGRRCAEMLIAAIENPNHEPVHELWETELVIGNSTGPAREQP; from the coding sequence ATGAGTGTAAATCTGAAACAGCTTGCGGAGGCCCTGGGCATTTCGCAGACCACCGTCAGCCGGGCGCTGAATGGGTTTCCGGAAGTCAGCGAGAAGACCCGCCGCAAGGTTCTCGATATGGCTCAGCAGCTGAATTACTCGCCGAGCCCGCATGCAAAAAAGCTCGCCACCGGAAAATCCAAGACCATCGGCCACGTGGTCCCGCAATCGGATCACATGATGATCAATCCGCTTTTTTCTGATTTCATCGCCGGCGCCGGAGAGACCTATTCGCAAGCCGGTTACGACATGCTCATGTCTGTCGTTACGCCCGAGCAGGAGGAAAAGACCTACTATAAGCTGATCGCCAGCAAACGTGTCGACGGCATGATGGTTCATGCGCCCCTCATAGGTGATACCCGTATTGCTCTCCTGCAGAAGCTTGCCATGCCGTTTGTCGTTCATGGCAGGAGCGCGGACGAGGATGACTCCTATTCTTGGCTTGACGTCAACAACCGCCGCTCCTTCCAACGCGCGACCCGTTTTCTTCTTGATCTTGGGCACAGGCGTATCGCGCTGCTTAACGGGCTGGAGAGTATGACCTTCGCCCAACGAAGGCGGATCGGCTATCAAGAAGCACTGCAGGAATACGGTGTGGAACCGGATGAGAGCATTATGTTCGCCGAGGACATGATGGAGCCTTACGGCTATCGCCGCACAAAGGAAATGCTTGCGCTTGTGCGCCGTCCGACGGCGATCCTGTGCTCAAGCATCCTGCCTGCCATGGGCGCATTGCGCGCCATTCAGGAGGCCGGACTTGAAGTCGGTCGTGATATCTCAATCGTGACCCATGACGACATGCTGACATTTCTGTCCAACAGCGGCGAAATTCCGATGTTCACGGCACTGCGATCTTCAATCAAAGCCGCCGGCCGGCGCTGTGCGGAAATGCTGATCGCAGCAATTGAAAATCCCAACCACGAACCTGTCCATGAGCTTTGGGAGACGGAGCTGGTCATCGGCAATTCAACAGGTCCAGCGCGAGAACAGCCTTAG
- a CDS encoding NAD-binding protein — translation MDIGKLQDFNSNYVGDYPLLRKLAEDWAERKPLRGLRLLHNIPITRETMLKLEPLYLSGADVTVTHLRLPGLEPKQECVDLLKAAGAHMELDHAKLYGDYDIALDCCAQIPAMERVTVRRGFVELTQSGSPVYSKLDTDLPIYSLDLSRLKCLEAMFGTGEAFVRAFRQFVEPRIEGRKFVLFGYGKVGRGVSRYLAQEGAMLTVVDTNGANLEQARKAGFDTELSRPGPSLLNAVNDSFVVVMATGCEGLLQELIKPKQLADKVLLINMGADDEFGDRYAASRIVANKAPLNFLLDAPTTMFFIDPIFAVHNQCCEHVLDGNAHGFSPLPPELDLPVIEEWSTLYGIDISDIYY, via the coding sequence ATGGATATAGGCAAGCTTCAGGATTTCAATTCCAACTATGTTGGGGACTACCCGTTATTGCGGAAGCTCGCAGAGGACTGGGCCGAAAGGAAACCGCTGCGCGGCCTGCGTCTCCTTCACAATATTCCGATAACCCGGGAAACGATGCTCAAGCTCGAGCCGCTCTACCTTTCAGGCGCCGACGTGACGGTCACCCATCTGCGGCTTCCCGGCCTTGAACCCAAACAGGAATGTGTCGACCTCCTGAAAGCAGCCGGTGCCCATATGGAACTCGACCACGCGAAGTTATATGGAGATTACGACATTGCGCTGGATTGTTGTGCGCAAATACCGGCGATGGAACGTGTTACGGTCCGGCGCGGATTTGTCGAACTGACGCAATCGGGCTCACCGGTCTACAGCAAACTTGATACCGACCTGCCGATCTATAGCCTCGACCTGTCCAGACTGAAATGCCTTGAGGCCATGTTCGGCACCGGTGAGGCTTTCGTCAGAGCGTTCAGGCAATTTGTTGAACCAAGGATCGAAGGCCGCAAATTTGTTCTGTTCGGATATGGCAAGGTCGGCCGCGGCGTGTCGCGCTATCTGGCGCAGGAAGGCGCTATGCTGACGGTCGTCGACACCAACGGGGCCAACCTTGAACAAGCTCGAAAGGCAGGCTTTGACACCGAGCTCAGTCGTCCGGGCCCATCGCTTCTCAACGCCGTAAACGACTCTTTTGTCGTCGTCATGGCGACCGGTTGCGAAGGCCTCCTTCAGGAACTGATTAAGCCCAAGCAGCTGGCCGACAAAGTGCTGTTGATAAATATGGGCGCGGACGATGAATTCGGGGATCGTTATGCCGCCTCGCGGATTGTCGCCAACAAAGCTCCGTTGAACTTTCTTCTCGACGCACCGACAACCATGTTCTTTATCGATCCGATATTTGCCGTGCACAATCAGTGCTGCGAACACGTACTCGACGGAAATGCTCACGGCTTCTCGCCACTGCCGCCGGAACTGGATCTGCCTGTCATTGAGGAATGGAGCACGCTCTACGGAATAGATATCAGCGATATCTACTATTGA